One window from the genome of Oryza glaberrima chromosome 3, OglaRS2, whole genome shotgun sequence encodes:
- the LOC127768131 gene encoding uncharacterized protein LOC127768131 isoform X2: MAKAQPPPAREPLLPSSASPPPYLDARAGADADADSYVLLVPVRLRRLRRGCRCRCLGPLLSTLALLSLAGFLLWPADPDVSVARLRLAHVSVSARPTVRVTISAALKVRVRNPDLFALDYGRLDVDIGYRGAPLGRVTSGGGRVRARAVSYIDANLSLDGISVVEDAIYLLEDLARGSVPFDTVAEVEGHVHLFFLSIPVKGRISCVVHINPHNQTIVHQDCYPE; this comes from the exons aTGGCGAAGGCGCAGCCTCCGCCTGCGCGGGAGCCCctgctcccctcctccgcctccccgccaCCCTATCTGGacgcccgcgccggcgccgacgccgacgcggacTCGTACGTCCTCCTCGTCCCCGTGCGGCTCCGCCGGCTGCGGCGCgggtgccgctgccgctgcctcggCCCGCTCCTCTCCACGCTCGCGCTGCTCTCCCTCGCCGGGTTCCTCCTCTGGCCCGCCGACCCGGACGTCAGCGTggcgcgcctccgcctcgcgcACGTCTCCGTCTCCGCGCGCCCCACCGTCCGCGTCACCATCTCCGCCGCGCTCAAGGTCCGCGTCCGGAACCCGGACCTCTTCGCGCTCGACTACGGCCGCCTCGACGTCGACATCGGCTACCGCGGCGCGCCGCTCGGGcgcgtcacctccggcggcgggcgcgtccgcgcgcgcgccgtctcCTACATCGACGCCAACCTCAGCCTCGACGGCATAAGCGTCGTGGAGGACGCGATCTACCTCCTCGAGGACCTCGCGCGGGGATCCGTGCCCTTCGACACCGTCGCTGAGGTCGAGGGCCACGTTCACTTGTTCTTCCTCAGCATCCCTGTCAAG GGGAGAATATCTTGTGTGGTGCATATTAACCCGCACAATCAAACTATAGTACACCAAGACTGCTATCCGGAG TGA
- the LOC127768131 gene encoding uncharacterized protein LOC127768131 isoform X1, translated as MAKAQPPPAREPLLPSSASPPPYLDARAGADADADSYVLLVPVRLRRLRRGCRCRCLGPLLSTLALLSLAGFLLWPADPDVSVARLRLAHVSVSARPTVRVTISAALKVRVRNPDLFALDYGRLDVDIGYRGAPLGRVTSGGGRVRARAVSYIDANLSLDGISVVEDAIYLLEDLARGSVPFDTVAEVEGHVHLFFLSIPVKGRISCVVHINPHNQTIVHQDCYPEVNICSL; from the exons aTGGCGAAGGCGCAGCCTCCGCCTGCGCGGGAGCCCctgctcccctcctccgcctccccgccaCCCTATCTGGacgcccgcgccggcgccgacgccgacgcggacTCGTACGTCCTCCTCGTCCCCGTGCGGCTCCGCCGGCTGCGGCGCgggtgccgctgccgctgcctcggCCCGCTCCTCTCCACGCTCGCGCTGCTCTCCCTCGCCGGGTTCCTCCTCTGGCCCGCCGACCCGGACGTCAGCGTggcgcgcctccgcctcgcgcACGTCTCCGTCTCCGCGCGCCCCACCGTCCGCGTCACCATCTCCGCCGCGCTCAAGGTCCGCGTCCGGAACCCGGACCTCTTCGCGCTCGACTACGGCCGCCTCGACGTCGACATCGGCTACCGCGGCGCGCCGCTCGGGcgcgtcacctccggcggcgggcgcgtccgcgcgcgcgccgtctcCTACATCGACGCCAACCTCAGCCTCGACGGCATAAGCGTCGTGGAGGACGCGATCTACCTCCTCGAGGACCTCGCGCGGGGATCCGTGCCCTTCGACACCGTCGCTGAGGTCGAGGGCCACGTTCACTTGTTCTTCCTCAGCATCCCTGTCAAG GGGAGAATATCTTGTGTGGTGCATATTAACCCGCACAATCAAACTATAGTACACCAAGACTGCTATCCGGAGGTAAATATCTGCTCTCTCTGA
- the LOC127768132 gene encoding uncharacterized protein LOC127768132 yields MAAVPWVAAAVRRSMQEAAAGAGAVSYAQAQQGSPAAPGPRSTARSVETLVVIVAAIVLVAVLAGVVARACGGRHVAPSGDRDVEGWVERRCRSCLDSGLPPPPATAQQPQGSSKASDAK; encoded by the coding sequence atggcggccgtgccgtgggtggcagcggcggtgaggaggtcgatgcaggaggccgccgccggcgccggagccgtgTCGTACGCGCAGGCGCAGCAGGGGAGCCCCGCGGCGCCCGGGCCGCGGTCCACGGCGAGGTCGGTGGAGACGCTGGTGGTGATCGTGGCGGCGATCGTGCTCGTCGCGGTGCTCGCGGGCGTCGTCGCGCGGGCGTGCGGGGGACGCCACGTGGCGCCGAGCGGGGACCGCGACGTCGAGGGGTGGGTGGAGCGGCGGTGCCGGAGCTGCCTCGACAgcgggctgccgccgccgccggcgacggcccaGCAGCCGCAGGGATCGTCAAAGGCGAGTGACGCCAAATAG
- the LOC127767705 gene encoding nuclear transcription factor Y subunit A-4-like isoform X1, protein MESRPGGTNLVETRGQGALPSGIPIQQPWWTTSAGVGAVSPAVVAPGSGAGISLSGRDGGGDDAAEESSDDSRRSGETKDGSTGQEKHHATSQMTALASDYLTPFSQLELNQPIASAAYQYPDSYYMGMVGPYGPQAMSAQTHFQLPGLTHSRMPLPLEISEEPVYVNAKQYHGILRRRQSRAKAELEKKVVKSRKPYLHESRHQHAMRRARGTGGRFLNTKKNEDGAPSEKAEPNKGEQNSGYRRIPPDLQLLQKET, encoded by the exons ATGGAGTCGAGGCCGGGGGGAACCAACCTCGTGGAGACGAGGGGGCAGGGCGCGCTGCCGTCCGGCATACCGATCCAGCAGCCGTGGTGGACGACCTCCGCCGGGGTCGGGGCGGTGTCGCCCGCCGTCGTGGCGCCGGGGAGCGGTGCGGGGATCAGCCTGTCGGgcagggatggcggcggcgacgacgcggcagaGGAGAGCAGCGATGACTCACGAAGATCAGGGGAGACCAAAG ATGGAAGCACTGGTCAAGAAAAGCATCATGCAACATCGCAGATGACTGCTTTGGCATCAGACTATTTAACACCATTTTCACAGCTGGAACTAAACCAACCAATT GCTTCGGCAGCATACCAGTACCCTGACTCTTACTATATGGGCATGGTTGGTCCCTATGGACCTCAAGCTATG TCCGCACAGACTCATTTCCAGCTACCTGGATTAACTCACTCTCGTATGCCGTTGCCTCTTGAAATATCTGAGGAGCCTGTTTATGTAAATGCTAAGCAATATCATGGAATTTTAAGACGGAGGCAGTCACGTGCGAAGGCTGAACTTGAGAAAAAAGTTGTTAAATCAAGAAAG CCCTATCTTCATGAGTCTCGTCATCAACATGCTATGCGAAGGGCAAGAGGAACGGGTGGACGCTTCCTGAACACAAAGAAAAATGAAGATGGTGCTCCCAGTGAGAAAGCCGAACCAAACAAAG GAGAGCAGAACTCCGGGTATCGCCGGATCCCTCCTGACTTACAGCTCCTACAGAAGGAAACATGA
- the LOC127767705 gene encoding nuclear transcription factor Y subunit A-9-like isoform X2: MESRPGGTNLVETRGQGALPSGIPIQQPWWTTSAGVGAVSPAVVAPGSGAGISLSGRDGGGDDAAEESSDDSRRSGETKDGSTGQEKHHATSQMTALASDYLTPFSQLELNQPIASAAYQYPDSYYMGMVGPYGPQAMSAQTHFQLPGLTHSRMPLPLEISEEPVYVNAKQYHGILRRRQSRAKAELEKKVVKSRKPYLHESRHQHAMRRARGTGGRFLNTKKNEDGAPSEKAEPNKELRVSPDPS, translated from the exons ATGGAGTCGAGGCCGGGGGGAACCAACCTCGTGGAGACGAGGGGGCAGGGCGCGCTGCCGTCCGGCATACCGATCCAGCAGCCGTGGTGGACGACCTCCGCCGGGGTCGGGGCGGTGTCGCCCGCCGTCGTGGCGCCGGGGAGCGGTGCGGGGATCAGCCTGTCGGgcagggatggcggcggcgacgacgcggcagaGGAGAGCAGCGATGACTCACGAAGATCAGGGGAGACCAAAG ATGGAAGCACTGGTCAAGAAAAGCATCATGCAACATCGCAGATGACTGCTTTGGCATCAGACTATTTAACACCATTTTCACAGCTGGAACTAAACCAACCAATT GCTTCGGCAGCATACCAGTACCCTGACTCTTACTATATGGGCATGGTTGGTCCCTATGGACCTCAAGCTATG TCCGCACAGACTCATTTCCAGCTACCTGGATTAACTCACTCTCGTATGCCGTTGCCTCTTGAAATATCTGAGGAGCCTGTTTATGTAAATGCTAAGCAATATCATGGAATTTTAAGACGGAGGCAGTCACGTGCGAAGGCTGAACTTGAGAAAAAAGTTGTTAAATCAAGAAAG CCCTATCTTCATGAGTCTCGTCATCAACATGCTATGCGAAGGGCAAGAGGAACGGGTGGACGCTTCCTGAACACAAAGAAAAATGAAGATGGTGCTCCCAGTGAGAAAGCCGAACCAAACAAAG AACTCCGGGTATCGCCGGATCCCTCCTGA